A genome region from Nocardia sp. NBC_01730 includes the following:
- a CDS encoding serpin family protein: protein MPDIIEFFEPTAAAGQGVNRAGGGPYRDAVQKFLTPHVGAVNELTARWCAVAGDDDFVVSGAGVWPLLALLAAAADGPARSELEAAVGVSADAAHAAALRTLDILADAVDVSATLGIWIRRDLPLHDDWLHALPTGTVDLLTGQAALDEWTRRHTGGLIDRFPVPVTSETLLVLATALAAKTSWRVPFHDTVMVPEAGPWQGLRLAALARADNDPTDVAVLDGPRPVTRVLVTGRADVDVHLLVGSDSPADVLAVGSAALGGLVPYRTGLDAGPVAPGLTMRQEFGFAQRDTLHVRLPPFAIRSKHDLIARAELFGLRAATDAGRGHFPRISPVPLSIEQGAQDVLAEFTRDGFEATAVTALMAAPGAAPASPSRRHTTVLEVTFDRPFGFLAVHRPTGLAVAAGWVANPSEAPSPALAPPLPVR, encoded by the coding sequence GTGCCAGACATCATCGAGTTCTTCGAACCGACGGCTGCGGCAGGTCAAGGGGTCAACCGAGCCGGCGGCGGTCCGTATCGTGATGCGGTGCAGAAATTTTTGACGCCGCACGTCGGCGCCGTCAACGAGTTGACCGCGCGGTGGTGCGCTGTCGCGGGCGACGACGACTTCGTCGTCTCAGGAGCCGGGGTGTGGCCGCTACTGGCCCTGCTCGCCGCCGCGGCCGACGGACCCGCCCGGTCGGAACTGGAGGCCGCGGTCGGTGTTTCCGCCGACGCGGCGCACGCGGCGGCGCTGCGGACCCTGGACATTCTCGCCGATGCCGTCGACGTGTCGGCCACGCTCGGCATCTGGATCCGCAGAGATCTTCCGCTCCACGATGATTGGCTACACGCACTGCCCACCGGCACTGTCGATCTGCTCACCGGCCAGGCTGCACTGGACGAGTGGACGCGGCGGCACACCGGCGGGCTGATCGATCGGTTTCCCGTTCCCGTCACCTCCGAAACGCTGCTGGTCCTGGCCACAGCGCTGGCCGCAAAGACGAGCTGGCGGGTTCCGTTCCACGACACCGTCATGGTGCCGGAAGCCGGTCCGTGGCAAGGACTCCGGCTCGCCGCGCTCGCCCGCGCCGACAACGATCCGACCGATGTCGCCGTCTTGGACGGACCGCGGCCGGTGACGCGGGTGCTCGTCACCGGGCGGGCCGACGTCGATGTTCATCTGCTGGTCGGTTCCGACAGCCCCGCCGATGTGCTGGCCGTCGGATCGGCCGCGCTCGGCGGCTTGGTGCCCTACCGCACCGGGCTCGACGCAGGGCCCGTCGCGCCGGGGCTGACGATGCGGCAGGAGTTCGGCTTCGCACAGCGCGACACCCTGCATGTTCGCCTGCCACCGTTCGCGATTCGATCGAAGCACGACCTCATCGCGCGTGCCGAACTGTTCGGACTGCGCGCGGCCACCGATGCCGGCCGAGGACACTTCCCGCGAATCTCGCCGGTCCCGCTGTCGATCGAGCAGGGCGCGCAGGATGTGCTCGCCGAGTTCACGCGCGATGGGTTCGAGGCCACCGCCGTCACCGCGCTGATGGCGGCACCCGGTGCGGCGCCTGCGAGTCCTTCGCGGCGCCACACCACTGTGCTGGAGGTGACCTTCGACCGCCCGTTCGGCTTCCTCGCCGTCCACCGCCCGACCGGGCTGGCTGTCGCCGCGGGCTGGGTCGCCAACCCCTCCGAAGCACCGTCCCCAGCTCTTGCCCCACCGCTCCCCGTGCGGTGA
- a CDS encoding MHYT domain-containing protein encodes MLELDHFSYGWMTPVLAYIMSVVGSLLGLRCAVHARSSRWPTGWLIAAAVSLGGAGIWVMHFTAMLGFSIHGGTIRYNVPMTLLSAAVAIAVVWIGLSVVVRWRREVLALPIGGAITGLGVAAMHYLGMYAMNTDAIVGYELGTVMLSLVIAVVAATAALWFMLHVHGILATIGAALIMGLAVCGMHYTGMASMRAQHVGQHGMPDGADPMQLLTPLIMTVTVVTIMLVILVGLAELDELGKTGPLPEPAQPASVQPASVQPGSAQPRSARFGPTQRNSATLTTAPADLPRSGREWPRREPPNQR; translated from the coding sequence GTGCTGGAACTCGATCACTTCAGCTACGGGTGGATGACCCCCGTCCTGGCTTACATCATGTCCGTCGTCGGATCGCTGCTCGGCCTTCGGTGCGCGGTGCATGCCCGATCGTCGCGCTGGCCTACAGGCTGGCTCATCGCCGCGGCCGTTTCCCTGGGTGGCGCCGGGATCTGGGTCATGCATTTCACCGCGATGCTCGGCTTCTCCATCCACGGTGGAACCATTCGTTACAACGTGCCGATGACACTGCTCAGCGCGGCCGTGGCGATTGCGGTGGTGTGGATCGGGCTTTCTGTCGTCGTGCGCTGGCGACGGGAAGTCCTGGCGCTGCCGATCGGCGGTGCCATCACCGGGCTCGGCGTGGCCGCCATGCACTACCTAGGTATGTATGCGATGAACACCGACGCGATCGTCGGATACGAGCTCGGAACTGTGATGCTGTCACTCGTGATCGCCGTGGTCGCGGCGACCGCGGCGCTGTGGTTCATGCTGCATGTGCACGGCATCCTGGCGACCATCGGCGCGGCGCTGATCATGGGCCTCGCGGTGTGCGGCATGCATTACACCGGAATGGCATCGATGCGCGCCCAGCACGTCGGTCAGCACGGCATGCCCGACGGCGCCGACCCCATGCAGCTGCTCACACCGCTGATCATGACCGTCACCGTGGTCACCATCATGCTCGTCATTCTGGTCGGTCTTGCCGAACTCGACGAACTCGGCAAGACCGGTCCACTCCCCGAGCCTGCCCAGCCCGCATCAGTACAGCCCGCATCAGTACAGCCCGGATCGGCCCAGCCTCGATCCGCTCGGTTCGGGCCCACACAGCGCAATTCCGCCACGCTGACAACCGCTCCCGCCGATCTGCCTCGAAGCGGCCGCGAGTGGCCGCGGCGAGAACCGCCGAACCAGCGCTGA
- a CDS encoding aminotransferase class I/II-fold pyridoxal phosphate-dependent enzyme: MTESARDLARKLLAGNSSGSAAAAPPTQQVRPVAQSRPHRGPGRQFADHPDVAAAVQKRAMIASLYEQTRLVNPLFLPRTGPNDTVIHVAEPRLADVDLVNFSAYNYLGLANHPRVVEGAKRALDQFGASASASRIVAGEIPLYQELERRLADIYGVGDAMVTTSGYLTNAGVIGFLLRQGDVAICDTLIHGSVISGTQWSGARRISFRHNDPESLRSVLRTSRAGFDRALVVLEGHYSMDGTIGRIDELAAIAREYDCAVMVDEAHSFAVFGDKGHGIREHYGLPGDAVDVWMATLSKALGSTGGFVAADADLIGAMKSSAPGVAMLTGAPAPAAIGAALAALDVLEEEPERLARLWANARLFHGALSERGVNLGVSQGTPIVPVVVPGEIRAGYVSSTLLENGVYSGLISSPAVPAGRERLRFFITSEHTEEQLTKTVDLLTETIAQAEKIPDITVDG, encoded by the coding sequence ATGACCGAGTCGGCGCGCGACCTGGCGCGAAAGCTGCTGGCTGGCAACAGCTCAGGAAGCGCGGCGGCGGCGCCCCCGACGCAACAGGTCCGGCCGGTGGCGCAGTCCCGTCCGCACCGTGGCCCTGGGCGGCAGTTCGCCGATCATCCGGACGTAGCAGCGGCCGTGCAGAAGCGGGCGATGATCGCGTCACTGTATGAGCAGACTCGGCTGGTGAATCCGCTGTTCCTGCCCCGAACGGGGCCGAATGACACGGTGATCCACGTCGCGGAGCCGAGACTTGCGGACGTCGATCTGGTGAACTTCAGCGCCTACAACTACCTGGGGTTGGCCAACCATCCCCGGGTGGTCGAGGGCGCTAAGCGGGCGCTGGATCAGTTCGGTGCGTCGGCGTCGGCCAGTCGCATCGTCGCCGGAGAGATCCCGCTCTACCAGGAGCTGGAACGCCGCCTCGCCGACATCTACGGTGTCGGCGACGCCATGGTGACCACCAGCGGTTACCTCACCAACGCCGGCGTGATCGGATTTCTGCTCAGGCAGGGTGATGTCGCGATCTGCGATACGCTCATCCACGGCAGCGTCATCTCCGGCACCCAGTGGTCCGGAGCGCGGCGAATCAGCTTCCGCCACAACGACCCCGAGTCGCTGCGGTCGGTGCTGCGCACCTCACGCGCCGGCTTCGATCGTGCGCTGGTAGTGCTCGAAGGCCACTACAGCATGGACGGCACCATCGGCCGCATCGACGAATTGGCCGCCATCGCACGAGAATACGACTGTGCGGTGATGGTCGACGAGGCACACTCGTTCGCGGTATTCGGCGACAAAGGGCATGGCATCCGCGAGCATTACGGTCTTCCCGGTGATGCCGTGGACGTTTGGATGGCCACACTGTCCAAGGCCTTGGGCAGCACCGGCGGGTTCGTCGCGGCCGATGCGGATCTCATCGGTGCGATGAAGTCGTCCGCCCCGGGCGTCGCCATGCTCACCGGTGCGCCCGCACCGGCGGCCATCGGCGCCGCCCTGGCGGCACTCGATGTGCTGGAGGAGGAGCCGGAGCGCCTGGCCCGCCTGTGGGCGAATGCCCGCTTGTTCCATGGCGCGCTGTCCGAACGGGGCGTGAATCTCGGTGTCTCTCAAGGCACTCCGATCGTTCCCGTTGTCGTTCCTGGCGAGATTCGCGCCGGTTACGTCTCGTCCACGCTGCTGGAGAACGGCGTCTACTCCGGCCTGATCTCTTCGCCCGCGGTCCCCGCCGGACGGGAACGCCTCCGCTTCTTCATCACCTCGGAACACACCGAGGAGCAGCTGACGAAGACGGTGGATCTGCTCACGGAGACGATCGCACAGGCGGAGAAGATCCCGGACATCACGGTCGACGGATAA
- a CDS encoding SDR family NAD(P)-dependent oxidoreductase translates to MRVDWRPLFAGRGVRRVPLPTYAFQHQRYWLAAASTGDVRTSGLDGVEHPLLGAAAWLPGSEGVVLTGRLSLSSHPWLADHVIGGTVLVPGTAFVELALHVGAMVGLPRLAELVLAAPLIVPSVGAVELRVMAAGPDDAGSRVVSVYSRPQHDGEKDRAEWVRHATGTLVAQSPSSQVGLTVMTASWPPVGALPVEIGDVYAELAERGYGYGPLFQGLTALWRRGDEVFAELNLPDQAQPSADRFAVHPALLDAALHAIALGGLTEPAVPGEILVPYSWENVDVHAVGAASVRVRLTAAESEAGNRQITLTLADSQGEPVAEVAALRLRPIPIATVGEPGPAAAGRGVYQLRWVSLSASESGRFLAAEQIADEHWASTDKGETVVVDGKSAGVLRVEDRSADGDVPGAVHGRLVEIAARVGELLARHERIVVVTRRAVALDSGEPVDLVAAAAWGLLRAGQNENPGRLAIVDVDHWQDYRAGAVAALAIADEPQLALRQRVPYAPRLSRGAGDIVGASDLLHAPAWALTQLGKGTLTGDNLALVGKPAALGALGPGQVRVGLRAAGVNFRDVLIALGMYPDADAAIGGEGAGVVLEVASDVTEFAPGDRVFGFVPDIGSIVVADRKLLSPVPQGWSFAQAAVIPVVFVTAYYGLVDLAEAKPDETLLLHAATGGVGMATVQLARHLRLRLLVTASRPKWDVLRGMGFDDSVIGDSRTLDFERKFLEVTDGRGVDIVLDSLAGEFVDASLRLLPRGGRFLEMGLTDRRDPRDVAEHHPGVFYRGFHLNEVSADRVREILSVLGDLFDTGVLAPLPVTGWDLRQAPEAFRYLSQARHIGKNVLTVPSPPRPDGTVLITGGTGGLGAVAARHFVTEYGVRRLVLASRRGLDADGAADLAAELTALGARVDVVACDVADRAALDGLLSAIPPEHPLTGIVHTAGVLADGLLADMTPQQLAMVLRPKVDAAWNLHEATKDLDLSMFVLYSSIAGTLGSPGQANYAAANTFLDALAEHRHREGLPAISVAWGPWRGTSGMTSALTGADFARMRRDGLVPLDDHHGTALLDAALAVGLPTIAGVRLDMAVLTTQATAGSLPRTLRSLVTVSTRHVESVRSLAQRLASTPQADISGVVLSVVREHVAASLGHESRDMIDPDAPFPQLGFDSLTGVEFRNRLAKATGLPLPSTLVFDHPTARALADYLLLRIAEPTPGMADTSVERAMDAGIQGGLTDLVSAAHRRGRVEAAIPMLLESAKLVETFAVAAEESVKPTPIPLSRGTSGPLLICVPSFVVGTGPHQFGRLARELGADRMIAALRLPGTRPGESLPASWDALLDSLAATVESIEDQQSPVLVGYSIGGAIAHALAHRLEKNGRGPAGVILLDAYSPDDAEQGRRVLTSALGSVLDLGNEMAQIGDHGLVAMAKYMQIFDERQPVSIAAPTFNLRASTPLPGLDLAEPMAGWMHTGETVEVDADHFSIIGPASSAAAEEIRRWLAERGGPEPRSS, encoded by the coding sequence GTGCGGGTGGATTGGCGTCCGCTGTTCGCAGGCCGTGGGGTGCGGCGGGTTCCGTTGCCGACCTATGCGTTCCAACACCAGCGCTATTGGTTGGCTGCCGCAAGCACAGGGGATGTCCGGACGTCGGGCCTGGACGGTGTGGAGCATCCGCTGTTGGGCGCGGCGGCATGGCTGCCGGGATCCGAGGGGGTGGTGCTGACCGGTCGGTTGTCGTTGTCGAGTCACCCGTGGTTGGCCGATCACGTGATCGGCGGGACAGTGCTGGTGCCGGGCACGGCGTTCGTGGAGTTGGCGTTGCATGTCGGAGCGATGGTCGGCCTTCCACGGCTGGCCGAGCTGGTCCTGGCCGCGCCGTTGATCGTGCCGTCGGTGGGCGCCGTCGAGCTGCGGGTGATGGCGGCCGGACCTGATGATGCGGGCTCACGAGTCGTATCGGTGTATTCGCGCCCGCAACACGATGGTGAAAAAGACCGGGCGGAGTGGGTTCGCCATGCGACAGGGACTCTTGTCGCGCAGTCGCCGTCGTCGCAGGTCGGGCTGACGGTGATGACAGCGAGTTGGCCGCCGGTCGGAGCGCTGCCGGTGGAGATCGGTGATGTCTACGCGGAGTTGGCCGAGCGCGGTTACGGCTACGGACCGCTGTTCCAAGGGTTGACCGCGCTCTGGCGGCGTGGCGACGAGGTCTTCGCCGAGCTGAATCTGCCGGATCAGGCACAGCCGTCGGCGGACCGATTCGCGGTGCACCCGGCGTTGTTGGATGCGGCACTACACGCGATCGCTCTCGGCGGGTTGACCGAGCCCGCCGTGCCGGGCGAGATTCTCGTCCCCTATTCGTGGGAAAACGTCGACGTGCACGCCGTCGGAGCCGCGTCGGTGCGGGTCCGGCTGACGGCGGCCGAGTCCGAGGCGGGCAATCGCCAGATCACCCTGACGCTGGCCGACTCTCAGGGCGAGCCAGTGGCCGAGGTCGCTGCCTTGCGCCTGCGTCCGATCCCGATCGCCACCGTCGGCGAGCCCGGGCCAGCTGCGGCAGGCCGAGGCGTCTACCAGCTGCGCTGGGTCTCGCTATCCGCGTCTGAGTCGGGCAGGTTCCTCGCGGCCGAGCAAATCGCGGACGAGCATTGGGCAAGCACGGACAAGGGTGAGACGGTGGTCGTCGACGGCAAGTCGGCGGGCGTGCTGCGAGTCGAGGACCGGTCTGCGGACGGGGACGTGCCAGGTGCGGTTCACGGTCGGCTTGTCGAGATAGCGGCGCGGGTGGGAGAACTCCTCGCGCGGCATGAGCGGATCGTCGTAGTGACCAGGCGTGCGGTCGCGCTGGATAGCGGCGAACCGGTGGATCTCGTCGCCGCGGCGGCATGGGGTCTGTTGCGTGCCGGGCAGAACGAGAATCCTGGTCGGCTCGCGATCGTCGACGTGGACCACTGGCAGGACTACCGCGCCGGTGCCGTCGCAGCGTTGGCCATCGCGGACGAACCCCAGCTTGCGCTGCGGCAGCGCGTGCCGTATGCGCCACGGCTGAGCCGGGGCGCAGGCGACATCGTGGGTGCGAGTGATCTGCTTCATGCCCCGGCGTGGGCATTGACTCAGCTCGGCAAGGGCACTCTGACCGGTGACAATCTCGCTCTGGTCGGGAAGCCCGCCGCGTTGGGTGCGCTCGGGCCAGGTCAGGTTCGGGTGGGCCTGCGTGCGGCGGGCGTCAACTTCCGTGACGTGCTGATCGCCCTGGGCATGTATCCGGACGCGGACGCCGCCATCGGGGGCGAAGGCGCCGGAGTGGTGCTGGAGGTGGCCTCTGACGTCACCGAGTTCGCCCCCGGCGACCGGGTTTTCGGGTTCGTCCCGGATATCGGCTCGATCGTGGTTGCCGACCGAAAGCTGCTGTCGCCGGTGCCGCAAGGCTGGTCGTTCGCTCAGGCCGCCGTCATACCGGTGGTGTTCGTGACGGCGTACTACGGCCTGGTCGACCTGGCTGAGGCGAAACCGGACGAGACGTTGCTGCTGCATGCCGCGACCGGCGGCGTGGGTATGGCCACCGTGCAGCTGGCACGCCACCTGCGACTGCGCCTTTTGGTGACGGCCAGCCGACCCAAATGGGATGTGCTGCGCGGCATGGGATTCGATGACTCGGTCATCGGTGACTCGCGCACGCTCGACTTCGAGCGGAAGTTCCTCGAGGTCACCGACGGTCGTGGTGTCGACATCGTTCTCGATTCGCTGGCAGGTGAATTCGTGGACGCCTCGCTGCGACTGTTGCCGCGCGGTGGGCGCTTCCTCGAGATGGGGTTGACCGATCGTCGCGACCCACGCGACGTCGCGGAGCATCACCCGGGAGTGTTTTACCGGGGTTTCCATCTGAATGAAGTCAGCGCTGACCGGGTGCGCGAGATTCTGAGCGTCCTCGGCGACCTGTTCGACACCGGCGTGCTGGCCCCGCTCCCGGTCACCGGGTGGGACCTGCGGCAGGCGCCGGAGGCTTTCCGTTACCTCAGCCAGGCCCGCCACATCGGCAAGAACGTGCTCACCGTGCCATCGCCGCCGCGACCCGACGGCACGGTTCTGATCACCGGCGGCACCGGTGGGCTTGGCGCGGTGGCGGCTCGACACTTCGTCACCGAGTACGGCGTGCGGAGGCTGGTGTTGGCAAGCAGGCGCGGTCTCGACGCCGACGGCGCCGCGGACCTCGCGGCCGAATTGACCGCGCTCGGTGCACGTGTGGACGTGGTCGCGTGCGACGTGGCCGACCGGGCAGCGCTCGACGGGCTGTTGTCGGCCATCCCGCCCGAGCATCCCCTGACCGGCATCGTGCACACGGCGGGAGTGTTGGCCGACGGCCTGCTCGCCGATATGACACCGCAGCAGCTCGCGATGGTGTTGCGCCCGAAGGTCGACGCCGCGTGGAATCTGCATGAGGCGACCAAGGATCTGGATTTGTCGATGTTCGTGCTCTACTCCTCGATCGCGGGCACACTCGGCAGTCCGGGCCAGGCGAATTACGCGGCGGCGAACACGTTCCTCGACGCGCTGGCAGAGCACCGCCACCGCGAGGGCCTGCCCGCGATATCCGTCGCGTGGGGTCCCTGGCGTGGCACCAGCGGCATGACCAGCGCTCTCACCGGCGCCGACTTCGCGCGAATGCGTCGAGACGGCCTGGTCCCCCTCGACGATCACCACGGGACGGCGCTGCTCGACGCGGCCCTTGCCGTCGGCCTCCCGACGATCGCGGGCGTGCGTCTCGACATGGCGGTGCTCACCACACAGGCGACCGCGGGATCGCTGCCCAGAACGCTCAGATCCCTGGTCACCGTCTCGACACGGCACGTCGAGAGCGTGCGGTCGCTGGCGCAACGGCTGGCGTCCACACCCCAAGCCGACATCTCGGGTGTCGTGCTGTCCGTCGTCCGGGAACACGTCGCCGCCAGCCTCGGACACGAGTCCCGGGACATGATCGATCCCGACGCCCCGTTCCCGCAGTTGGGATTCGATTCGCTGACGGGAGTCGAGTTCCGTAACCGGCTCGCCAAGGCCACGGGGTTGCCGCTGCCTTCCACTCTTGTCTTCGACCATCCCACCGCCCGTGCGCTGGCCGATTATCTCCTCTTGCGGATCGCGGAACCCACGCCGGGCATGGCTGACACTTCCGTCGAGCGTGCCATGGACGCGGGGATCCAGGGCGGGCTCACCGATCTGGTGTCGGCCGCGCATCGGCGCGGTCGAGTCGAGGCCGCGATACCGATGCTGCTGGAGAGCGCCAAGCTCGTCGAGACGTTCGCCGTCGCCGCAGAAGAATCCGTCAAGCCGACGCCGATACCACTGAGTAGGGGCACGTCCGGTCCTTTGCTCATCTGTGTGCCGTCGTTCGTCGTCGGCACCGGACCACACCAGTTCGGTCGATTGGCGCGCGAACTCGGTGCCGACCGCATGATCGCCGCGCTACGCCTCCCGGGAACCAGGCCCGGGGAATCGCTGCCGGCGTCATGGGATGCATTGTTGGATTCCTTGGCGGCCACCGTGGAAAGCATCGAGGACCAGCAGTCGCCCGTGCTCGTCGGCTATTCGATCGGCGGCGCGATCGCCCACGCACTTGCGCACCGACTGGAGAAGAACGGGCGCGGGCCCGCGGGGGTTATCTTGCTCGACGCCTATTCGCCGGACGACGCGGAGCAAGGTCGGCGGGTACTCACGAGCGCGCTTGGTTCGGTGCTCGATCTCGGAAACGAGATGGCCCAGATCGGTGATCACGGCTTGGTCGCCATGGCCAAGTACATGCAGATCTTCGATGAACGGCAGCCGGTGTCCATCGCCGCGCCGACATTCAACCTGCGGGCTTCGACGCCGCTGCCCGGGCTGGATCTCGCCGAGCCGATGGCCGGGTGGATGCACACAGGCGAGACGGTCGAGGTCGATGCGGATCACTTCTCGATCATCGGACCGGCGTCTTCGGCCGCGGCGGAGGAGATACGACGCTGGCTCGCGGAGCGCGGCGGCCCCGAGCCGAGAAGTTCATGA